DNA sequence from the Pectinophora gossypiella chromosome 12, ilPecGoss1.1, whole genome shotgun sequence genome:
AAATTGTaacattattatacttacatcaatGTTATGATCGCACGTAATTATGAACTCGGTTTAAAATGCGACGCTAAAATAGCAGTGACGCTTTCGTTTGCGAACTCCTTTTTACAAATACAAGCACAAAATCAGCTGCCGTACAGCAGCCAAAAACCATACCTACTGGATGGTGACACGCCGCATATCTAATTAGTAACAATGTTAGTCTGTTTTTGTGCCCCAGTAACGTCTAAACTGAACATTGCTGCGGAAACTAAACCATGCGGTAATTCGCCATTTAATGTTTGCATTCTAGTTCTTTGTGGGAGTGAGTAATGCTATGGGAATAATAATTCGCGTGCTGTGCTCTGGAGGCGCATTAGGTGCGCACGTGAGCTTGTGAATCTATCCACTATACCACTTGCATGCGTTAGTATTCCAGCCCAGCACCCGGGCTTAAACGACCTAGCCTAGCCTGCTTCAAGATTTATACTCCTCTTATTACTTTCATGAGAACATTTCAATAAATCCGTGCCAAGTTCCTTTCTATCTCTACTGGCGACTGCTATACGACTTCCAGATCAGAAAGTAGTTGAAAGTTCCCTGTTGAATAATTATGAGGCGCGCTCGAATGAGATTTAAATTGAACCGAGAAGTAAATGGCCACGATTGTCTTCCATTGGTGATAAATGAcgattttttacccgactgcggcgaagcaactAGAAGGGTTATTGTTTTTGactgctatgtatgtatgtgtatatatgtgtgcaTGTGCGTGtcgtgtcttcttcttcttatcgtgtgggccgcgaggtggatcaccaacctcaccaaccctggtgtcagggttactattgagccgccaaaggcccctgacatggctcatgtaacgaccaacggcttaacgtgccttccgaagcacggatcatctaactttcggacaatcaggtgatcagcctgtaacgtcctaaccaaactagagatcacaaagtgatttttgtaatgtgtccccgccgggattcgaacccgggacctccggaacgcgagtccaacactcaaccactggaccacagaggccgttcgtGTGCGTGTGATAACATAGCTGCACAGACATTTTCCGGATCAGAAGAACGTTACCTTAATAAAgaagaccccaaaataatataaataaaaatataggcaAGTTTAAAATCCATTTCAAATAGtctaataataaccctgacaccacacgatagaagaagaagaaatagtcTAAAAGTGGAAGTaaaagtatatatattttttaatttagtttttgtctcttttcagtaaatgtttgcaataattTATTTCCATTCGTTAATTTAGTATCGATTAAAGTCTCGTTAAactcaatttaattttacgacgTCGTCGACTAGAAGACTGAATAGaattcgaaagttatagaagtTGATAATTGCTTCTGTTATCGCCTGTAAAAAGGCTATCACGATGCATACTTGTTCATTTACTTACCTTTTCATTTCTCATCCCTGTTATTTAAAGTTGAAGAGAAACAAACAAGATTTAACGGAATAATATACATTTGAATCAATAATATTCTGATAGAgtctataaatattattaattatatttaatgtgTTGCTTGTAATAATACTTCAACCGCAAATAAATTGTTATGaattttgtctttttcttcAGTAACAGACCTCATTAGGTAAGTATCGTTTTTATTTTTGCCTAAAAGTATCTATTTACCTACTACTTCTCGTTTCCAGCTTTTGCCTCGATATAAAAGTTTTCAGAAAGACCTTTAAGTACGTGTGATTTCTGAGATTGGGACTGTTTATGGGGCGTTGAGAGTGAAAATAGCTAGCATAGTAGGTGGTGAAGTTCTTGATATAAATGTGTTTATTAATTCTCATATTACGTTCTTCATGTATGACTATTGGTTCTATAACTTACGAACACTTACCAATATCAATAGCGCTTATGAATTTAGAACAGAAAAGTGCATCTATACTTTATCAAGCTTACGATTTTATAATTAAGAATTCTATCTCCTTCATGTTAAAATTATtacctaataaaattaaaagtgtgATGccctgtcgcggggccaccgactccaattcagttgaagacGATATAGTTAATGTTCGTACctcgtacatagtgtacgtgaaaagattttatgcgtacgtgctataatagtaagaaagaaaacaactaattaaagtggcttcgctgcagagcatacttcccagcggagccactcagtttgcatactttgAGGTTGTTTTCTTCCTGTATATTGAAGTATAGATCGACGTACGTATTACTCACATGGTGtatgtacgtgaaaagattttatgcgtACGTACTATAGTAAGAAAGAAAACTACGAGTTTAAGTAGCGCCGGTGCAGAGCATCATACAAAAAGGTATAAAGACCATCACAATCCCGCGCTTCGATAATACATTTTCTATTACTATGTCTACTTATCCTCCTGCCTACCAGAAGCACTTTTTTTGGAGTATGTTTCTGAAATTTTAGTATGTTGTTCGGAATAGGTTGACATGCAAgggaaaaatagataaaaaaatcctGCTTTCGGAAAAACGATTTTTCGCTATGTCCTATGTAGAGAACAAAGTGACGATATTACTATGTGATTTATGTAGTACATAGGATAATTCTGGGATGATATctggaataaaaataagtaaaggtACTGAAAAGCAAAcaaaaaaacttatattttaagcCTCCTATCAGAAAATtgagaaacaaaacaaaaataaatcagtCTTCTTcaaaaattatcaaaattaaacaattcttccttataattataacataacagaaCAATAATCaacattttgtacttttaagtCATTAATGAGGAACATAATCATGAGATCAACTAGGTATAAGTAAAGCTTCAATTAAAAACTACTCAGCATCCTTGTGGAAGTCGGAAAAACAATTCCTATTTGGTGTAAAACAGAGATAAATATCACATTTTATGCAGTAAACTGTGGTCTTTTTGGAGCATCCTCTATTCCTACAGCGCGATTGTTTAGTGTTATATTCGGGTAAGTGTGCAGCAGACTTCATACGGCGTTCTCTGGAAGGTATTGGTTTGATAAGGATCTTACGTTTCTTGTGTTTGGGTTCGAGCTCTTCATACTCTTCACCTCCACTTTCACCATCACTTTGTTCTTCATTGTCTCCAATAAGTTTTGTACCCAAATCGAGTTTGTACTGACGCATTTGTATTATGTTTCTCTTTATGGCACCTTTCTCTATTTGAACAGCTCTATATTGCAGCCAAGCATTTACCACCGCCAAATCAAAGAGATGTGATATAACACGAATTGTCCACTTTTTTGTTCGGTTACGCGATGGGCAGACTGAAAGCATGCGATCTGTAAGGTCGACTCCACCTATGTTTTGGTTGTAAGTTTTAATAACTTCGGGCCTTCTAACTCTTTCATATCGCTTATCTTTTTTAGACCAACGTTCGCATTCGTCGTGGTTTTGATCACAGTAACAAGTGGACATCATTAATACTGGTTTGTTGTCGAGCCACATTGTAACAGCGATTTTTCCATCCTCTCTTACCTTCACTTCACTACTTCCTCTCGCCTTTTTTGGAATACTTTTTCTTCTGTCAAGACACAGCTTTTAGGAACTCTGTTTTTCATAATGGTACCTGTACCATGAAATCCACGTCTCAATAGTTCATCGCACAGTTTTGTAGAAGTGAAAAAACgatcgaaaaataataaatgaccaGGGACCAATGTGCGAGTTAAAGTTAAAACGGCTGCTTCGCCTAAACCAAAACCTTGGCCGATCAAATCCGGGAACGTAGTGTCTCCCTGATACACCACCATATCGCAAACAACGCCTTGAGGAGTTGCGAGGACAAACACTTTCAACCCAACGGGATTAGGTTTGTTGGGGCAGTATTGACGCATTGGACATTTTCCGGTGAAAGGGATAATCATTTCATCAATGCTCATTTCTTTAGGCCTGTTTTGTTCATGACAACCATTTAATATTCTTTGAAAAAGTGGTTGTATTTTCcaagttttttgtattttttgttctgCAGATACTTCACTGTCGTAAACACACTTTAGGCGAAGTCTAATAAAAAAGAATCTGTTTCTTGTCATAGCCATTGCAATGATGGGAACCTTCCATTTTTCTGACCAGTACATATCAATTTGAGGATACTGTAACGCAGACATTATCATTGTGAtaccaatatatattttaagttcTCTCAAAGTAAGCCCCATTGATTTACCTGTCTCTAAAATATGTGTTCTATTTGTACAATTAACGATCGTTGTTAGTATTTCATCATCGATATATTGATCATAGAACTGATTCCACTCccaatttttagtttctttATGTATATACGCTGGTTGCATCAAATCATTCATTTCTGGTTCTATAGTAGCTTTGGTCCACGTATCTTGAATACCATCGATTGTTTGGCGATTTCTGATTGCTATCTGTCGAGTAGACAAAGATGGTGGTTCTGACTGCTGAAAATCATCTCCAACTCGTGTTCCACGTCCACGCCCACGACCGCGAGAACGTCCACGCGAAACGCTTCTCCCACGACCTCGTGATCGAGACTGTGATGTCGAAGATACATAAACTGAATCGCTAGATAACGCTGGAGAAGCAGAAGGAGTGATTAACGTAGCGTCTTCTTCGTCTGAACTGCTAGACTCACTGATTTGATGGTCATTGCCTCTTTGGCTGATCTCTGATGGAATGAACTCTGGATCGTCATCCGAATCTTCTCCGGAATAGTCAAACTCGGAGTCATTTAAAGCTTCAGATATGTCATTATCCGTTATAACtgcaaaaacacaaaatatcgGTCAATACCTTCCAATGTCCTTCTAACAGTACACTTAGAGTCGAACTATCAAAACTTTAGTTACCTACATTTGTTTTTTGCAAAGGACATAAAACAAGAAAGTAAGGTTATGTGGACTCATTTTACTGAAATGCAAAAATACCACCGGATATTacctatttatacatttatttgatTATTAACTACATCAACATAAtgaattgtaaatatttatataagatTATCATTGATTAACTTACCTCTGCGCGAGCGCACTGCCACACGTCTGCTTTCAGTCGCCATTTTGCAAAAAATGGCAGATGTCAAATGTCAACTTTTTATGTCTATCTTACGCAAACAAACAATAGATGTCGTTAGTCTCAAATTCTCAGTGTTACCATTAATAAAACcgataatagattttttttattgttatgttcTATGTACAGTACATATGTAGGCAGGAGGTTATGAAATAAATGTTCCACTTCAAATGTAATCTATTGTGTCCGTTCATCCGAAAGGGAAGCCAGTAGATATACGAACAAATAACCCGACGAATGACATTCCAATGTTTAATAACGTgtaaaattgctttttcttcaCAACAATTGCATACTCAACCTTCGGAAACCAGAGCAAGTGGAAAGTAACAAGAGTTAGGAAGAAACGTGGTAAGTCGTGGTAAGTACCTCTATAAGTTCACATTACTTAGTACCTAGTCACACTCCCAATGGACTTTTTTATACGAGTGTGAAGCTGACCTGTAACCACGAACATCTTAGGACTTGGTCTAACCGGGTTTAACCGGACGCATTAATGCAtaaatggtgttagtgacatcgtaacgaatactgatagagatgattccgctcatgattctaagttaacaTCAAAAGGATTGCGATAAAAATATCGCAAAACTAAGACCCATACAAGTACGCACAGGTAGCCATACTTAGTatagtacgtatgggtgttagtaacatcgtaactaaaactgagggggatgattcagacctgacttgattaaaatttctgagttgatgtcaagtgaaaatttatgaaaatgataatgatttttatttaaaaaattattttcagttattttcagttccatacgcTTGCCGCTTGCtgatcgaatccagcataggcctaaacctaaattcatgtttggatcataaatgattatcacgtgctcagtagtgaaggaaaacatcgtgaggaaacccacattctcgagaaatgcatttgcggaggtatgtgacctaacatgtattgggctgcttttcccttcgcgggttggaaggtcagacaggcagtcgcttttgtagaaaaccggacctgtcaaatcttcaggttaggtaagcggaccttgtgaatatatatgggataatgctagggagatgatgataattttgCGACAGAGAATCTAGATATCAACTttgaatgatggtctgaatcatgctacaaagttttcgttacgatgtcactaacggcCTGTGTTAATTTGAACCAATAGCATAGAGTAAATACTAAAGTACGCGCACTAACAGATCTGAAAGACCAATCAAAAGGCAAATGTAAATTTGTACTTAGAATAACAACTGACATTGTAGTTAACATGATACTAAGTTACAACAATACACTCAGACGTAAACTTGGCCAGTTGGTATTCTATTACAATTAATAGGAAATGGAATCTTCGAAGGGAATCACTATAAATACCAAGGCTACGGGTTATTTCATGGACAGGTCAACTTGATTGTTAATTACATAAGATAAACGGCTATTTCCCGTTGAGccagagactacagaattccacttactacgatcctgacacaccactttcacttcttccactctcaacaaagacttcatgcatgcgcGCTTGTTAAGTGTACTCTTTACCGGGCCATTCTTTAAAACATCATGGATCAGGGTgatcaaaatggccacattgaagcaattcatctaataaagcaatattgctattcgaaatttgtttgcattgcgcacttacttttatatgcgcaaatgtcaaattgcaacattgctttcttagatgaatagcttcgatgtggacattttaacccccctgatcacgGTATGTACGCCTTAGCCTTTCTTCTTGTCTACTTATATCCAAATCATCAGAGCATCCCTTTCTCAATTCTCGTCATTATATATTCTTTTACAGCATAATACTCCCTTATcacactattattatattaagttgTTTTAATTTCGTTTGCCGTTTCAGACTGAAGTTCCGTTTTGCTCTAAATTTTGGAGCCTGTGGCTGCTCAGCATTACAATTTGCAGTACAAAGATCTAAAAGAAAGACCCAGATACCTACACGTCTGTCTGAGCATGATTATCTCGGCAACTATGCATGAaggattttacaaaaaatacaaagataaactCCCGCCTAATATCCCCAACACAATAGGGATTTATGCATCACATTGCACAGTGCCGCAAAAGACGAGTTTCATATTCAAGTCTAaaattataatgtacttacataattattacaaggATGTCCTTCATGTAAGTTTGTGATTTTAGTGTTGTTATCATTCAAGACCGAAGCAGTTTCGTTCGCTGAGAACAACCTTTAGtccaggggggctaaaatgaccacatcgaagcaattcatctaagactactccacttacttttatatgcgcaaatgtcaaattgcaatattgttttcttagatgaatagcttcgatgtggccattataACCCCCCAGTAAGGTTTTGCGTCTCAGTATACGCCCACTCGTTTCGAAATAGAACATATGTCTCAATCATTCTCCGTTTAATCGAATACCAGAGACAATTTTGTTAGCTTCTAGTCTCAGAGAGCACAGTATTTATCTATCAAAACCATAAAAAACCCAGTTGTCTCGTCTATGTCTTGTTGTATAGTTAGTGTTTGTAAAAGTGAGTGATATAAAGACactgttactatagtaacaaaGATCAATATTCAGTCCCATCTGATGAGGATGCGATGAAATAAACTCATCATTCTTAAATATATACGATACTAAGCTAAGGAAAGTTGACCATTTATCTCAACGTTGTTCTTTTATTTTCGTATGTCTTTTCcatacttttttaaaaatatttctgtcctagtaggtacatacatgtaaaatattttatttcacaatttcaaataatttaaattgattTGAATAATTAAATTGTCAAGAATTAATTCTCAAGGCTAACTCAAATCCaggagacaaaaataaaatataattatttaaacactGATGACAAAATGTTATTTCGACCAGCGCAGGCGGCAGAATATAATTCAGGCAGAGACTGGAATTCTGCCAGTaatgtcagaaataaataaaaaaggcaaCGGCGGCGCCATGCGAAGATTGTATTATTCGCCCGTACCTATCAaaagacgaataaaataagctaaGGTGGCAGATGTATTCGGGCAGAAAGACGGTGATTGCTCATATCGGATGTCGAGTCACTTCCCTCCGTTCAATTCAACGCCAATTTGCTGTTTTCATTGTGCTTTATACACCATTTTATTTGGTTGTAAACGTTTATTCTCAACGCCAACGGCGCGGCGGCGTGTCGTAACCAAGTGATATCGACGATTTAAAAACTGCGAACAATTTCAATGAATgtttcaagaaaacactgtaatgggtgactttatcgactatttattaatttccatcgtaattctttccacaaccaacGTCTCCTAGAAAAGTCGGGGAAACCAATCCAAccccgttcttcatttgtttttctcgccgcgtaattctcacttccgttcccgccttttctgtttacttactttttaaattaattaattagttgtttaacatttacaattataaataatttatattaattctatttaataatattttaaatcattaaatacttttaaattatatgcccatttgcttgaacgataacagtgcaggtaaattaatagtccatataaattccatcgtttcgcaacttttaactttaatctagttaatattcatgttagataattcaacttcttttaaaatatgagtgATCATGACACTCGGCCATCCGACTTCGTGCTCTCTCCGGAGCACGCTAGGTATCTACCTACTCCAAATACTAACAACAAAAAGTTTATGAATTAGtcagtataaacataaaatcttAAAAACATTACTTTAATGAGTATTAAGACTCTTATACCCCAATGGGTATTAACTCAAACAATAATCATGACACTCGACACGagtttaggtaattattacggcAAATACACCAGTTATAATATATCCAAATAATCGGAATTCAAAtcctcaatcaatcaaatattttcatattatttatatcaagtatttacttaattatttttcaaatcattattttctttcagataggtacttacttatccaATACGTATCTACTTATTTAACTACCTGGCTAGATATTTTATAGCACTAATTAAAAGAAACCCATAATTTTGtagtatttcttttctttttcgtcaTTTGCAACTTATCTTGCGATTTCATCAAATTACAATACCTACATTACAACAACCGCTTCATTGTCCACAAACATGGATTTAAGAGTCATCGATAggcttattgctaaatagtaaCTTCCTCCTGGCAGTCTTTGGCAATTCGTCTTCTTTATATTATAGCTATTCTTGAGCCCTTACTTATTCGTTTAAATGTTTTAACTATAATATGTAACTTCTCTGCGCATCATTTTCACTTTTAATcactatataaaatataatattcctaACTATTCTTCTTTACAAATGCATTAATTCTGTCTAAATCGTTAGGGCTGACATCTGTATGCAATTTTGTCCCATTCAAAGCTAAATGTTTAGTATACAACATGTATTTTTCTTCAAACTGCTAAATACTACTCCTTGTAACTAACCAAACTTGATTATTCCGTTGCATTACGATTTACATTCAAGTGGGAGGTCTCTACCCAGCAGTGAAAACCTTTAACTATGAACAAATCTCTTTCAACAGCAAAAGCAATCTTAGCTCGTTTGTGACATATTATAAATCATAATTTGCCCAtttatgtaataagtaataaacgaataaatggtCTGTTCCCTTAAAGCAAGTCTGTATTACTCTCGATAAAAATGATACTTCTGATCCGAAATAAGTCCGGTATATAATAATACCTCTGACATACTATGCACTTCAAAATCCCTCTTATGCCAGCTTTTATTTTTAGCTTCTTTGAGAATAAAATGATAAACTTAATTACGCTACCATTTTTGATAGAAGAATTACTCAGATGTATACCAAAGATTATCTTTGTCTTTTAAAACAGTTAATTAAAGGCATAATGGACCACATTTTCGGTCAAATTTAAACAGGAGCAATCAATAATCCTTGTAGCTGCAGTTGTCTTGGAACAACTATCGAACCATCTTGATGATTGATTAGC
Encoded proteins:
- the LOC126371615 gene encoding piggyBac transposable element-derived protein 4-like; this encodes MWLDNKPVLMMSTCYCDQNHDECERWSKKDKRYERVRRPEVIKTYNQNIGGVDLTDRMLSVCPSRNRTKKWTIRVISHLFDLAVVNAWLQYRAVQIEKGAIKRNIIQMRQYKLDLGTKLIGDNEEQSDGESGGEEYEELEPKHKKRKILIKPIPSRERRMKSAAHLPEYNTKQSRCRNRGCSKKTTVYCIKCDIYLCFTPNRNCFSDFHKDAE